The DNA sequence TCTCACAGCAGCCCTCAGGGCAGGGTATCATGGAGTAGGGCACTCCGAGGTACTTCTCGTAGCTTTCAGGGAGGGGGTAGGGTACCTTTCTGAGGGGGTCGTGGTCGTCGGCTATCCAGACGGTCCTTGATTTGAACCCGTCCTTTTTGAGGGATTTGGCTATGGAGCTTGCTATGAAAACGTCGCAGGAATTACCTATGTGTATTGAGCCGGATATGGATGTTCCGCTGGCAACAACGTGCTCTTCAACATCTCTCTCCTTCAGTTCATCAGCTATCCTTTCAATCCAGTGCTTCAAAGAGATCACCTGTAAAAAACGTGATAGAATCAGTGCAACAAAAAAGTGTGTGAACTTCAAAATATATTAATCTTCTCTAAAAAAAGGAGTGGGTGGTTCAGTCGAAGATCCTTGTATCTGCACTGTCAAGCCACTCGTTAACGATCTTGACCGCGCAGTATTCCCCACACATTGTACAGGTATCAGGGTCCTCAGGGGGCCTCTCATCCCTTATACGCCTGGCTTCAGCAGGGCACATCGCGGCATCGAACTGGGCCTCCCAGTTGAGCTTCTTACGGGCGTTGGCCATTTCGAGGTCCTTCTCCCCGTTGTGGATACCCTTGACCATGTCACCCACATAGGCACCTATCCTTGTTGCTATGACACCCTCCTTCACATCATCCGGGTATGGGAGGGCGAGGTGCTCCGCCGGTGTGACGTAGCATATGAAGTCTGCACCTGCAGCAGCTGATGCGGCAGCCCCTATGGATGACACTATGTGGTCATAACCGGCCCCTATATCCGTGACTATGGGTCCCAGCATGTAGAATGGGGCTCCCCTGCAGAGTTTCTTCTGGAGTATCACATTGGCCTTTATCTCATTGAGGGGTATGTGGCCCGGGCCCTCAACGATGGTCTGGACACCGGCCTCCCTTGCCCTGTCAATTAGTTCACCGAGTACTATGAGCTCCTGTACCTGGGCCCTGTCGGTTGAGTCTGCGATGGCACCGGCGCGCATGGCGTTGGCCATGGAGAGCACAAAGTCATGTTCCTTTGCAATCTCCAGTATGTAATCGAAGTTCTCATAGAGGGGGTTTTCCAGTCCATTCTCAACCATCCAGGCGGATACAAATGCGCCTCCCCTGCTCACAAGGCCACCCTCACGGCCCTGCCTTTTGAGCCTCCTCAGGGTTTCCCTGTTGACACTGCAGTGGATGGCCATGAAGTCTATACCATCCTTTGCCTGTTTCTCGATGGCCCTGAACATAACGTCTTCGTCCATGTATATGGAGGCTCCCTTTTCCCTTATGGTCTCAATGGCTGCCTGGTAGACAGGTACGCTTCCAACGGGTATGGGTGAGAGGTCAAGGATTCTTCTCCTTATCTCATCCAGGTCCCCGCCAACTGAGAGTTCCATGAGGGTGTCTGCCCTGTTTTCAATTGCAATGCGAGCCTTCTCCTCCTCCATATCAAAGTCGACGATGTCTGTGGATGTTCCTATGGTGGCGTTGACCTTGGTCCTCAGACCTGCGCCTATACCGACAGCTGCAACCTCTTCACGGTTAAGGTTGCTTGGGATGGCTATTTTACCACTGGCAACTCCTCTTCTCACAAACTCTGGGGTGACGTTCTCTGCCTCCGCCACCGCTTTCATTTCATCTGTTATAACACCTTTTTTAGCTTCATCCATTTGAGTCATGTAATCACCCTTCTGGTTTGACCCTTAACCCGTGAGGGTATGATCTGGATCAGCGGAAATGAGATATATGGATATCATATTGATTGGTTCCATCCAGTTATAAAAACTACTGTTTCAGTCCCCGTTAATACTCTTAAGGAGTCTTTGATGTCTCCCCTAGTTGAGGGGCCACGGCTTGCTGCCTGCTACGCATTGTGTATCATGTTTGTCAGAGTCTGGGGGGGCCCCATCATATCGGGGGTTCATAGCCCCACTGTGCAGTGAAGCGTTTCACGGCTTCTCCTGTGTCAGGGATGTTTGTCTGGGTACCCTCATCCTCTACTATGAATGATGCAACTGCAGATGCGAACCGCCCACAGGTTTTGAGGTCCGCGCCCCGGAGGTAGGCCCTCATGAAGCCTGCCCGGTAGGAGTCCCCGGCCCCTGTGGGGTCAACCGCCTCCCGGGGTATTGCGTCTATCTTTATCACATCATCGGAGTATATGATGCTCCCCTCTTTCCCGTAGGTCTTAACCACCACCCCAGGTCCCATCTCCCGGAGTCCATGGATATCCACCGACAGTTTGCTGCATATGCGATCTATTTCATGGTGGTTCCCAAATAGTATGTCGCATACACCAACGGCCCTTTCAAGCTGGCTGCGGGAGTACATGTGGAGGTCCTGCCCCGGGTCAAAGCTTATTATCTTACCGAGGGACCTTGCAAATTCACCGCACCTGCAGTTGAAGGATGGGTCACCGGTTGCAAGGTGCACTGCACGGGCAGATTTTATGGCATCCGCAGGTGTCTCGGCGTCTTTGAAGTACCTTGCAGCGCCCCAGTAGAAGTAGCTTATCTGGTTGTGATCAGAATCGGTCATCACAAAGGCTGTTGGGGTGCTTTCGTCCGCCACCAGGATCATGGATTCAATATCTATACCACTTGACTCCAGGAGCTCCCTGTACTCTGAACCCTCAAAGTCGCCTCCAACCGCGGATACAAGGGATGTTCTAAGACCAAGCCTTGATCCCACCAGGGCGACATTTGCGGCTGCTCCCCCATGAAGGTTCCTCATGCGTTTTATGGCTGTTGATGTGTTTGGTTCTGGAAATTCATCCAGATGTATTATGTAATCGAAGGCGGTATGTCCAACAGCAAGAAGGTCTCTGTCTTCACTCATATGATCACCTGAAAAATATGGGGTTAATTCTGTTGGGGTTGGTTTATAATGTGATTGGATTATTCGTTATAGATGGATTGGGCCTGGTTCTGTTGAGCATCCTTTATTGGGTGGGACTTTATACTTTGAGGCGGATTAAGGTGATTTTTATAAAATGTGGTCCTCAAATTTCATGCAGGGAACTGATCCCATAAATGGTTTTTCAGCGGGTTTTCATGCTCAGTGAAGCGGCTCAAAGCCGGATTCAGCAACCAGGGCCTGGCCCTCACCGGTGATGAACTCAATCAGTTCATCGACCCACTCTCTATCACGGCACCTCACTGCACTTATAACGTGCCTTGTCTCGTCCCTCAGGATGTCGGAGCCGCTGAACTGACTCGCACTTAAGAACGTAAGCAGCTCCGGGTCATTCATGACAATTCTGTGGGCATGATATGGGGATCTCACCTCCCTGACAACCTCAAATTCCACACCAGCCTCTGAGAGGACCTCCCATGCCAGCCTCTGGGCAGAACCCGAAACCCCCACAAAGCAGGAGCCGTCAAGGTCCCTGATATCACTGATACCCCTGCCAACAAGGACCAGGTGGTCATAGGCGACAGGAACAAAATCCAGGTCCCTCCGGTATGCCTGGAGGGGATCATCCAGGAATACGGCATCAAGCATGCTCCTCTCTGCAAGATGGAATGAATCCTCATCACAGCATGAAAACAGGGATGCTGACACACCCAGACCCTCAATGGCGGCCTCTACAAGGTTTGAGGATATGTAACCAGCAGCTATCATCAGTGGCCCTGAACCCTCCAGTATTTTAATCTGTCGCAGGTAGGCTCCCAGGATCTCCATGGCCTCCGGTGTGAGTTCTGATCCAGCCCCACTGCTTCTCACCAGTTTCACACCAAGGAGGGACTCGGCCCTGAGCACCCTCCTGTTGAGCACCTGTGGTGATACCCCGAGAACCCTGGCGGCCCTTCTCTGTGAGAAGGTCTCTCCTATAACCCTGAGGGTCTCAAAGAACCTGTGATCAAATCTGTGCCCATTGATTTCCATTCCAGGGAGGGGCTTCATATCCATATTGACACCTTTCTTGAGCACCTATGGTGTTTCTGTGGTTTCAGGGTTTCATAATCAACCGGACCATATTCCAGGCCCTTTACCGTGGCCAGGTTTTCTCAGATCCTTCTTCAGTCATGGGTTTCAGGGGTAGCCCGGGGTTCTATGGGTTCAGCACATTTTATGATCATAGTAATACATTTCATCTGGATTGGAATAAGGTCTGATGGTCCATTCCCCACTGTTTTTATATCATACAGAGTATATATTGGTATAGGTGTTGCGATGATAATAAAAGAGGCTATCAGGGACATAATCCATAATCTGGAGAAGATGGAGAGGGATATTGATGAGAGAACCCTTGATAATTTCATAGAAATCCTGACGTCTGCAGCCAACGTCTTTGTCCTGGGACTTGGGAGGTCGGGCCTCGTTGCCAGGGCCTTTGCCATGAGACTTATGCACCTTGAGATAAACGCCTTTGTGGTGGGCGAGACCATAACCCCTGCAATAAATGAGGGTGATGTCCTGATCGCAATATCAGGTTCGGGCAGGACAAGTTACATCGTGAATGCAGCCTCCATCGCCCGGGAGAGGGGTGCAAAGGTCGTGGCAGTAACATCATACCCTGACTCTGACCTCGCAGGGCTGGCAGATCTTACTGTGACCATAAAAGGAAGGACAAAGATTGACGGTGAGAAGGATTACATGAAGAGGCAGATGAGGGGCAACCATCACTCAAGAACACCCCTTGGAACACTCTTTGAGATATCAGCCCTGGTATTCCTGGACGGCATCATAGCTGAGCTCATGGAGAGGTTTGATAAGAGGGAGGAGGATCTGCACCACAGGCACAGCTCCTTTGATTAGCCATCATGGCAGAACAGTGAACTGGAGCATCATTGACAGGCCACGGGGCATCGGATTCAGAAACTCAGGTTTTTCAGATGTTCCGGTTCAGTTAATTTTTATCAGCTGTTTAAGCGTTCGGTCCGGTATTAATTCAGCTGTCCAATCTCTCTATTCTGAGAACCGATCCCTAAATTATCCTCTCAGGGTGGCTGTATATATTGAATCTCTTCCCGCGGACGAAACCGAGCATTGTAAGACCCGTCCGCTGGGCAGCATCATAGCCTGAGGATGTTGGGGCGGCGTTGGATGCTATAATCGGTACCCCTGCACGGACGACCTTTATGAGCATATCCGCTGGCATTCTACCACTATAGACAATGAAGCTCTCTCTGAAATTAACACCATCCATTGCACCGGAGCCTATTACCTTATCGACAGCCACGTGCCTGCTAACATCCTCAAAGACCCTGAATTCATCACCTGTTACAAGTGCAGCCACATGGGTACCCCCGGTCATCCTCCAGACAACCGCGGACTTCACCATACGCTTGAATGCCAAGAATATATCATCAGCCCTTACCCTCAGGTCTGAATCAACGGGGCCCACCATTTCAACCCTCTGTCTCCAGCCACCGAAACAGTCGGATCCCATCACAAGTTCCCTTCGTATATCAAGATCACCTGATTCTATCTCAGCATCGATTATATTATCGCTGATTTCAATGGATACTATGTCATCGACGGAGTCCACCAGACCCTCACCAAGGAGGTAACCTGTTGCAAACTCCTCAAGGGCCTGGGGACTTGCAGTGAAGCGCTGCTCCATACCACCATTTATCCTTATACGCACCTCAATGTCATTAACGACCTTTTCAGGGACCCTTCTCCTTTCATCATCCACACGGAAAGCATCAACCTCTCTGTACAGTGACATACACCCACCACCTCACATCTAAAAACATATATCCATCTTTGATTAACAGTTAAACAGATCTTTTGTCCTTAATCTATAATATATTTGAGTTCATGACTCTTTAACCTGGAGGCTTTGAATGGATGAGGAATTGAAGAGAATATTTGCGGGTTACACTGGCCATAAATCTGAAATCATACCAATACTGCAGGATATACAGGATGCATACGGTTATCTTCCAGAGGATGCCCTGGAGGAGGTAGCAAGCTTCACAGGGGTTAGCAGGGCCCATTTATACGGGGTCGCCACCTTCTATGCCCAGTTCAGGTTCAAACCAAGGGGGAGAAAGCATATCATGGTCTGCACTGGAACGGCATGTCATGTCAGCGGAGCGGAACAGGTTCTTGATGCCCTTGAGAGGCACCTGGGCATAGAGGAGGGGGATGTTACAGATGACATGGAATACTCCCTCGAATCCGTGGGCTGTATAGGGTGCTGCTCCCTCGCACCATGTGCAATGGTAAACGATGAGGTTGTATCACGCATAAAACCATCAAGGGTAGGTAAAATATTCCCAAAAAAGTCTTAGAGTGTCTTAAATGATAGAAAAAATTGCAGGGGCTTCCCTGAAGGAATACATGTCCCTCTTCAGGGGTGAACCGACAATATTTATAGGCTCAGCCACCTGTGGAAGGTCTGCAGGGGCCCAGAAGATAGAGGAGATAATGGGGCAGAGGGCAGCCGAACTCTCAGTTGAGTGCAGGATGATACACACAGGCTGCATGGGTCTCTGCTACGCCGAACCCATGGTGGTCGTCTTCAATGGTGACAGCCGTGGTTACATCTACGGTCCGGTGAACCGTAAACTCGCAAAGAGGATAATCCAGGAGCACATCGTGGAGGGCAGGGAGGTTGAACCCATTGGTTATGTGGACATAGCCTTCAATGGCGACTCATTTGAACCAGTTTACGCTCTGGAATTCATGGAGGGACAGTCAAGGAGGATACTTCGAAGATGCGGCCTTATAGACCCTGAAAACATGGGACACTATCTGGCAACCGGAGGCTACAGGGGCCTCATGAGGGCCCTTGAAATGGAACCCGATGAGGTAATTGAGGAGGTGAAGGACTCCGGCCTGAGGGGCCGCGGAGGCGCAGGATTCCCGACATGGCTTAAATGGAGTCTCTGTCGCCAGGAGGCCTCAGAGGTGAAGTACCTCATATGCAACGCCGATGAGGGAGACCCTGGCGCATTCATGAACCGTTCACTCATAGAGGGGGACCCCCATGCACTGCTTGAGGGGATACTAATCGCCTCATACGCGGTGGGGGCCAGGGAGGCCTACATCTACTGCAGGGCAGAGTACCCACTTGCCCTT is a window from the Methanothermobacter thermautotrophicus str. Delta H genome containing:
- the thiC gene encoding phosphomethylpyrimidine synthase, with amino-acid sequence MTQMDEAKKGVITDEMKAVAEAENVTPEFVRRGVASGKIAIPSNLNREEVAAVGIGAGLRTKVNATIGTSTDIVDFDMEEEKARIAIENRADTLMELSVGGDLDEIRRRILDLSPIPVGSVPVYQAAIETIREKGASIYMDEDVMFRAIEKQAKDGIDFMAIHCSVNRETLRRLKRQGREGGLVSRGGAFVSAWMVENGLENPLYENFDYILEIAKEHDFVLSMANAMRAGAIADSTDRAQVQELIVLGELIDRAREAGVQTIVEGPGHIPLNEIKANVILQKKLCRGAPFYMLGPIVTDIGAGYDHIVSSIGAAASAAAGADFICYVTPAEHLALPYPDDVKEGVIATRIGAYVGDMVKGIHNGEKDLEMANARKKLNWEAQFDAAMCPAEARRIRDERPPEDPDTCTMCGEYCAVKIVNEWLDSADTRIFD
- the hxlB gene encoding 6-phospho-3-hexuloisomerase, translating into MIIKEAIRDIIHNLEKMERDIDERTLDNFIEILTSAANVFVLGLGRSGLVARAFAMRLMHLEINAFVVGETITPAINEGDVLIAISGSGRTSYIVNAASIARERGAKVVAVTSYPDSDLAGLADLTVTIKGRTKIDGEKDYMKRQMRGNHHSRTPLGTLFEISALVFLDGIIAELMERFDKREEDLHHRHSSFD
- the fdhD gene encoding formate dehydrogenase accessory sulfurtransferase FdhD, coding for MSLYREVDAFRVDDERRRVPEKVVNDIEVRIRINGGMEQRFTASPQALEEFATGYLLGEGLVDSVDDIVSIEISDNIIDAEIESGDLDIRRELVMGSDCFGGWRQRVEMVGPVDSDLRVRADDIFLAFKRMVKSAVVWRMTGGTHVAALVTGDEFRVFEDVSRHVAVDKVIGSGAMDGVNFRESFIVYSGRMPADMLIKVVRAGVPIIASNAAPTSSGYDAAQRTGLTMLGFVRGKRFNIYSHPERII
- a CDS encoding carbohydrate kinase family protein yields the protein MSEDRDLLAVGHTAFDYIIHLDEFPEPNTSTAIKRMRNLHGGAAANVALVGSRLGLRTSLVSAVGGDFEGSEYRELLESSGIDIESMILVADESTPTAFVMTDSDHNQISYFYWGAARYFKDAETPADAIKSARAVHLATGDPSFNCRCGEFARSLGKIISFDPGQDLHMYSRSQLERAVGVCDILFGNHHEIDRICSKLSVDIHGLREMGPGVVVKTYGKEGSIIYSDDVIKIDAIPREAVDPTGAGDSYRAGFMRAYLRGADLKTCGRFASAVASFIVEDEGTQTNIPDTGEAVKRFTAQWGYEPPI
- a CDS encoding LysR family transcriptional regulator: MDMKPLPGMEINGHRFDHRFFETLRVIGETFSQRRAARVLGVSPQVLNRRVLRAESLLGVKLVRSSGAGSELTPEAMEILGAYLRQIKILEGSGPLMIAAGYISSNLVEAAIEGLGVSASLFSCCDEDSFHLAERSMLDAVFLDDPLQAYRRDLDFVPVAYDHLVLVGRGISDIRDLDGSCFVGVSGSAQRLAWEVLSEAGVEFEVVREVRSPYHAHRIVMNDPELLTFLSASQFSGSDILRDETRHVISAVRCRDREWVDELIEFITGEGQALVAESGFEPLH
- the nuoE gene encoding NADH-quinone oxidoreductase subunit NuoE — translated: MDEELKRIFAGYTGHKSEIIPILQDIQDAYGYLPEDALEEVASFTGVSRAHLYGVATFYAQFRFKPRGRKHIMVCTGTACHVSGAEQVLDALERHLGIEEGDVTDDMEYSLESVGCIGCCSLAPCAMVNDEVVSRIKPSRVGKIFPKKS